The following proteins are co-located in the Castanea sativa cultivar Marrone di Chiusa Pesio chromosome 8, ASM4071231v1 genome:
- the LOC142606744 gene encoding heat shock cognate 70 kDa protein-like has translation MSNQGEGPAIGIDLGTTYSCVAVWQNERVEIIVNDQGNRTTPSYVAFTLQERLVGDAAKNQVARNPTNSVFDAKRLIGRRFSDPLVQSDINLWPFKVIESSGDKPMIVVNYKGEEKHFGAEEISSMVLKKMRETAEAYLGTTVKNAVVTVPAYFNDSQRKATKDAGGIAGMNVLHIINEPTAAAIAYGLDKIAESIGKRNVLIFDLGGGTADVSLLTIEKGVFEVKAVAGDTHLGGEDFDNRMVSHFVEIFKRQHKVDIGVNSRALRRLRTACEKAKRILSCAIETSIEVDSLYNGIDFFSTITRAKFADLNMDLFKKCVDIVEKCLSDAKMDKSCVDVVVLSGGSSRIPKVQQLLQDFFDGKELCKSINPDEAVAYGAAVQAAIVTGMKNEKLKDIVLLDVTPLSLGVEIIGEEMSIIIPRNTATPTEKVGNFTTVKDNQTSIVFPVYEGERARTCDNNLLGQFTLPGIPPAPRGVASINVCFNIDTNGILNVSAKEMTTGVMRNITITNDESRLSSEEIGRMVKDAETYKVEDDEYRKKVKAKAALENYAYQVRNTINDEKIGAKLAPAAKKNIKDAVEQAIQWLDDLQLVDSELYDDKLKWLETICNPIRSYGKQ, from the exons ATGTCGAACCAAGGAGAGGGTCCGGCGATTGGGATTGATCTGGGTACAACGTATTCATGTGTGGCAGTGTGGCAAAATGAAAGAGTAGAGATCATAGTGAATGATCAAGGTAACAGGACCACTCCCTCTTACGTTGCTTTCACTCTTCAAGAGCGTTTAGTTGGTGATGCCGCCAAGAACCAGGTCGCCAGGAACCCCACCAACTCTGTCTTTG ATGCAAAGCGGTTGATTGGTAGGAGATTCTCTGATCCCTTGGTTCAGAGCGATATCAACCTTTGGCCATTCAAGGTCATTGAAAGTTCTGGTGATAAGCCTATGATCGTGGTCAACTATAAGGGCGAAGAGAAGCACTTTGGTGCAGAGGAAATCTCATCTATGGTCCTAAAAAAGATGCGTGAGACAGCTGAAGCCTACCTGGGTACAACTGTGAAGAATGCAGTTGTTACTGTCCCCGCCTATTTCAATGACTCCCAGCGTAAGGCTACAAAGGATGCTGGAGGCATTGCAGGCATGAATGTCCTGCATATAATCAATGAACCAACTGCTGCAGCCATTGCTTATGGTCTAGACAAGATTGCAGAAAGTATTGGCAAGAGAAATGTgttgatttttgatttgggtGGTGGTACTGCAGATGTCTCACTACTTACCATTGAGAAAGGTGTCTTTGAAGTGAAGGCCGTAGCTGGAGACACTCACCTTGGAGGTGAGGACTTTGATAACAGAATGGTAAGTCACTTTGTTGAAATATTTAAGAGGCAGCACAAGGTGGACATTGGTGTGAACTCCAGAGCTCTACGGAGGTTAAGAACTGCTTGTGAGAAAGCAAAGAGGATCCTTTCTTGTGCAATTGAGACTAGCATTGAAGTTGATTCTTTATATAATGGCATTGATTTCTTTTCAACTATTACCCGTGCCAAATTTGCGGATCTCAACATGGATTTGTTCAAGAAGTGTGTTGATATTGTGGAGAAGTGCTTGAGTGATGCTAAGATGGATAAGAGCTGCGTCGATGTTGTTGTTCTTTCCGGTGGTTCTTCCCGAATTCCCAAGGTGCAGCAGTTGTTGCAAGACTTCTTTGATGGGAAGGAGCTTTGCAAGAGCATTAATCCAGATGAGGCTGTAGCTTATGGAGCAGCTGTTCAAGCTGCAATCGTGACTGGTATGAAAAATGAGAAACTTAAAGACATTGTGCTCTTAGATGTCACCCCTCTGTCCCTTGGTGTAGAGATTATTGGAGAGGAGATGTCTATTATAATTCCAAGGAATACAGCCACTCCCACCGAGAAGGTGGGGAACTTCACCACTGTCAAGGACAACCAAACTTCCATAGTGTTCCCTGTTTATGAGGGAGAAAGAGCAAGAACTTGTGATAACAACTTGTTGGGACAATTTACTCTTCCTGGTATTCCTCCAGCACCCCGGGGTGTTGCTAGCATAAACGTTTGTTTTAATATTGACACTAATGGGATCTTGAATGTTTCTGCTAAGGAGATGACTACTGGTGTGATGAGGAATATCACTATCACAAATGATGAGTCAAGACTGTCTAGTGAAGAGATTGGCAGGATGGTCAAGGATGCAGAAACATACAAGGTCGAAGATGATGAATACAGGAAGAAGGTTAAGGCTAAGGCAGCTTTGGAGAACTATGCCTACCAGGTGAGGAATACTATCAATGATGAGAAGATCGGTGCCAAGCTTGCCCCTGCAgctaagaaaaatattaaagacgCTGTTGAACAGGCCATTCAATGGTTAGATGACCTCCAGCTCGTGGATTCAGAACTGTATGACGACAAGCTAAAATGGCTGGAGACCATTTGCAATCCCATCAGGAGTTATGGAAAGcaataa